Proteins encoded within one genomic window of Streptomyces profundus:
- a CDS encoding MSMEG_4193 family putative phosphomutase has translation MPTLLLLRHGRTTANSAGLLAGRTPGVDLDSYGQEQAEALPGRLAGVPLALVVHSPLLRCARTVAPLAEARPELPLHEDERVTECDYGQWTNQPLKELAESPLMRTVRVQPSAVVFPDGESLRAVQARVVDAVRDWDARVREEHGPDAIWLMCTHGDNIKAIAADALGLHLDLFQRLLPHPASVTAIRYAEPPLLLRFGDTGDLGEFVPRTEAAAREAAESTETPVGGGA, from the coding sequence ATGCCCACGCTGCTGCTTCTCCGGCACGGCCGGACCACCGCCAACTCCGCCGGCCTGCTCGCCGGCCGCACCCCCGGGGTCGATCTGGACTCCTACGGCCAGGAGCAGGCCGAGGCGCTGCCCGGGCGCCTGGCCGGGGTCCCGCTGGCGCTGGTCGTGCACAGTCCGCTGCTGCGCTGCGCGCGCACGGTGGCGCCGCTCGCCGAGGCCCGCCCCGAGCTGCCCCTCCATGAGGACGAGCGGGTCACGGAGTGCGACTACGGGCAGTGGACCAACCAGCCGCTCAAGGAGTTGGCCGAAAGCCCTCTGATGCGGACGGTCCGCGTCCAGCCGTCGGCCGTGGTCTTCCCCGACGGGGAGTCGCTGCGGGCCGTGCAGGCCCGCGTGGTGGACGCCGTCAGGGACTGGGACGCCCGGGTGCGCGAGGAGCACGGCCCGGACGCGATCTGGCTGATGTGCACCCATGGGGACAACATCAAGGCCATCGCCGCCGACGCCCTCGGCCTGCATCTCGACCTGTTCCAGCGGCTGTTGCCGCACCCCGCCTCGGTCACCGCGATCCGCTACGCGGAACCCCCGCTGCTGCTGCGCTTCGGCGACACGGGGGACCTCGGCGAGTTCGTGCCGCGCACCGAGGCCGCCGCCAGGGAGGCCGCCGAGTCCACCGAGACCCCGGTGGGCGGCGGTGCCTAG